The window CAAAGATTTATTGCTACGCCCAGAGATGGGTCGTGCCCTCAATAACGCATTAAAAGCACAGGGCAAACAAACCGATTTGGTAGAGCTCACCGGCGATTGGGGTCATTTAGAAGGGGTATTTGCAATCTCAGCACAAAAAGAACGCATTCAAGCGTTTTTGGAGGCCGAATAATGAATAAACATATTTTGATCACCGGCGGTGCCAGTGGCATTGGTTTGGGCATTGCAGAAGCACTTGCCGATAGCGACACCTTAATTACCGTGACGGATTTAAACCAAGAGGCTGCGCTTAAGGCGGCAAAAAAACTCAGTAGCAAAGGTTATCACGCGCTGGGTGTCGCACTAAATGTGACCGACGAAGCTGCGATTATTCAGCTACTTAGCGAGCTGCCTGCACCGGTTGATGTGTTAATTAATAATGCAGGTATTCAACATGTTGCGGCGCTTGAAGAGTTTCCGCAAAACCAATGGCGTTTGCTGGTGGATGTGATGCTTACTGGCACAGCACTAATGACCAAAGCGGTATTACCAAGTATGCGCGAGCGCAATTTTGGCCGCGTGATTAATATTGGCTCAATTCATAGCTTAGTGGCATCGCGTTTTAAGTCAGCCTATGTGGCGGCAAAGCATGGTTTAGTGGGCTTTTCCAAAGTGATGGCATTAGAAACCGCCGAGCACGACATTACTATTAACACCATTTGCCCAGCGTATGTAAAAACCCCACTGGTTGAAAAGCAAATTGCCGATCAGGCAAAAAACCATGGCATTAGCGAGCAACAAGTGATTGAGCAAATTATGCTCGCACCTATGCCAAAAAAATCATTTATCGACATTGCAGAAATCGCCCACACAGTGCGTTTTTTAATGGCGAAAGAGGCATGCAATATTACCGGGCAAACCTTGGCGCTAGATGGCGGCTGGACCGCACAATAGGAGTTTAAAATGGCAGGATTTAATAAGGTAGTTTCAAGTTACAGTGAGGCAATGGCTGGGCTTGAAGATGGTATGACGGTGATTGCGGGTGGTTTTGGCCTGTGTGGTATTCCAGAAGGTTTAATTAGTGAAATTAAGCGCCAACAAACCAAAGGGCTTACGGTCGTTT of the Pseudoalteromonas spongiae UST010723-006 genome contains:
- a CDS encoding 3-hydroxybutyrate dehydrogenase; the protein is MNKHILITGGASGIGLGIAEALADSDTLITVTDLNQEAALKAAKKLSSKGYHALGVALNVTDEAAIIQLLSELPAPVDVLINNAGIQHVAALEEFPQNQWRLLVDVMLTGTALMTKAVLPSMRERNFGRVINIGSIHSLVASRFKSAYVAAKHGLVGFSKVMALETAEHDITINTICPAYVKTPLVEKQIADQAKNHGISEQQVIEQIMLAPMPKKSFIDIAEIAHTVRFLMAKEACNITGQTLALDGGWTAQ